The proteins below are encoded in one region of Lepisosteus oculatus isolate fLepOcu1 chromosome 10, fLepOcu1.hap2, whole genome shotgun sequence:
- the calb1 gene encoding calbindin has protein sequence MANAYLQGVEISATQFLDIFRHYDNDGNGYIEGKELQNFIKELQQARKQAGLELTEQMKAFVEEYEQNAGGKIGIVELVQILPTEENFLLFFRQQLKSCAEFMQAWRKYDADHSGYIEADELKNFLRDLLLKAKKTYDDKKLDEYTQTTLKIFDSNNDGKLCLAEMARLLPDQENFLLKFQGVKMPRKEFNKIFELYDQDGNGYMDENELDALLKDLCEKNQKVLDIKNIATYKKTIMALSDGGKLYRTELALVLCADEN, from the exons ATGGCCAACGCTTACCTGCAAGGAGTTGAAATCTCCGCAACACAGTTCCTGGATATCTTTCGCCATTATGACAACGATG GTAATGGATATATTGAAGGAAAGGAGTTGCAGAACTTCATCAAAGAGCTCCAGCAAGCTCGAAAACAAGCAGGACTA GAATTAACTGAGCAAATGAAGGCTTTTGTGGAAGAGTATGAACAGAATGCTGGTGGTAAGATAGGCATTGTAGAG CTTGTTCAGATATTACCCACTGAAGAAAatttcttgttattttttcGGCAACAGCTGAAATCCTGTGCAGAATTTATGCAG GCCTGGAGAAAGTATGATGCTGATCACAGTGGCTACATCGAAGCAGATGAACTTAAG AATTTTTTGCGAGATCTACttctgaaagcaaagaaaacctATGATGACAAAAAATTAGACGAGTATACGCAAACTACG ctaAAAATATTTGATTCCAACAATGATGGGAAGCTGTGCCTGGCAGAAATGGCAAG GCTATTACCAGATCAAGAAAACTTTTTGCTCAAGTTTCAG gggGTAAAAATGCCAAGAAAAGAGTTCAACAAAATTTTTGAACTGTACGACCAG GATGGAAATGGATATATGGATGAGAATGAGCTGGATGCCTTATTAAAAGACCtgtgtgaaaaaaatcaaaag gtgttagacatcaaaaacattgcaacatataaaaaaacaattatggcCTTATCAGATGGAGGGAAGCTGTATAGAACTGAGTTAGCACTAGTCCTCTGTGCTGATGAGAACTAA